In Mustela lutreola isolate mMusLut2 chromosome 1, mMusLut2.pri, whole genome shotgun sequence, one genomic interval encodes:
- the ATOH1 gene encoding transcription factor ATOH1 → MSRLLHAEEWAEVKELGDHHRHPQPHHLPQPPPPQPPATLQTREHPVYPAELSLLDSTDPRAWLAPTLQGICTARAAQYLLHSPELGASEAAASREEADGRGELVRRSGGGGGGGGSSSKSPGPVKVREQLCKLKGGVVVDELGCSRQRAPSSKQVNGVQKQRRLAANARERRRMHGLNHAFDQLRNVIPSFNNDKKLSKYETLQMAQIYINALSELLQTPSGGEQPPTPPASCKSDHHHLRAAAPYEGSAGTATAAGAQPASGGGQRPTPPGSCRTRFSAPASAGGYSVQLDSLHFSTFEDSALTAMMAQKNLSPSLPGGILQPVQEESSKTSPRSHRSDGEFSPHSHYSDSDEAS, encoded by the coding sequence ATGTCCCGCCTGCTGCACGCAGAGGAGTGGGCTGAAGTGAAGGAGTTGGGGGACCACCATCGCCATCCCCAGCCGCACCACctgccgcagccgccgccgccacaGCCACCTGCGACACTGCAGACGAGAGAGCATCCCGTCTACCCGGCGGAGCTGTCCCTCCTGGACAGCACCGACCCACGCGCCTGGCTGGCTCCTACTTTGCAGGGCATCTGCACGGCACGCGCCGCCCAGTACTTGCTGCATTCCCCCGAGTTGGGTGCCTCTGAAGCTGCGGCGTCCCGGGAGGAGGCAGACGGCCGGGGGGAGCTGGTGAGgaggagcggcggcggcggcggcggcggtggtaGCAGCAGCAAGAGTCCTGGGCCAGTGAAAGTGCGGGAACAGCTGTGCAAACTGAAAGGCGGGGTGGTAGTGGACGAGCTGGGCTGCAGCCGCCAGCGCGCCCCTTCCAGCAAACAGGTGAACGGGGTGCAGAAGCAAAGGCGCCTGGCGGCCAACGCCAGGGAGCGACGCAGGATGCACGGGCTGAACCACGCCTTCGACCAGCTGCGCAACGTTATCCCGTCCTTCAACAACGACAAGAAGCTGTCCAAATACGAGACCCTGCAGATGGCCCAGATCTACATCAACGCCTTGTCCGAGCTGCTACAAACGCCCAGCGGCGGGGAGCAGCCGCCAACGCCGCCAGCATCCTGCAAGAGCGACCATCACCACCTTCGCGCCGCCGCCCCCTACGAAGGCAGCGCGGGCACGGCGACCGCAGCGGGGGCCCAGCCAGCCTCCGGAGGGGGCCAGCGGCCTACGCCGCCTGGAAGTTGCCGGACTCGATTTTCCGCCCCGGCTTCTGCGGGAGGATACTCGGTGCAGCTGGACTCTCTGCACTTCTCGACTTTCGAGGACAGCGCCCTGACGGCGATGATGGCGCAAAAGAACCTGTCGCCTTCACTGCCGGGGGGCATCCTGCAGCCAGTGCAGGAAGAAAGTAGCAAAACTTCGCCCCGATCCCACAGAAGTGACGGGGAGTTTTCCCCCCATTCCCATTACAGTGACTCAGATGAGGCAAGTTAG